From the Lysinibacillus fusiformis genome, the window TGCACCTTTTGTAGGTATTGAAAAATCGAAGGAACAACTTGAAAAGGATTATCGTTATGGTGATCCAATTACTGTGAAGGTACCGAATTTTATTGGTCAAACGAAGGATGATATTGCCAAGCAATTTTACCCATTCCGCATTGAATGGCATGGAGAAGGGACTAAAATTGGTAATCAGTTACCTGAAGTGGATAGTGTTATCAAACAAGATGGTACCATTCATTTATATTTGGAGAACTAAAATAACTTTACCTTTAAAAAATGGGAAAGAACCACTATTATTATGAAGGGTAGTAATAAATAAATGAAAGTTAATGCTTTTTTCTTAAAGAAGAAAGTGAAACAAGATTTAAAGGAGATTTTTCAATGAAACTCGCAACAACACTTACCATTTTAGCTCTTGCTTTTATAGTAACAGTTATCCTGGCACCAATTAGTATTCCACTTCTTCGTCGTCTAAAATTTGGGCAAAGTATTCGAGAAGAGGGGCCAAAATCACATATGAAAAAAGCTGGTACACCAACAATGGGAGGCATTATTTTCTTAATATCCATCCTCCTAACAACTGTTGGTGTAGGTAGCTTTTTAGATTTATTAACGACACAGACCGTAGTACTTTTATTAGTATTAGCAGGATTCGGCTTAATAGGTTTATTGGATGATGGTTTAAAGGTTGTCTTTAAAAGAAATTTAGGTTTAACCTCTCTTCAAAAATTGATTGGTCAAATTGTTATTGCAATTCTTGCGTATTTCCTTCTAGAAGTAGGGTCATTTGATAAAACACTAGCCATTCCATTTACGGAGTGGACAATTGATCTTGGCGTATTCTATGTAGCCTTTTTAATTTTCTGGTTAGTAGGCTTCTCCAATGCAGTAAATTTGACGGATGGACTAGACGGGCTAGTGGCGGGTACTGCTTCCATTGCCTTTGCAGCATTTGGTGTTATTGCGCTATTCCAAAGTCAGGCAGATATTGCACTATTTTCGTTTGCTGTAACAGGTGCTTTATTAGGCTTTTTATTATTTAATGCCAATCCTGCAAAGGTATTCATGGGGGATACGGGGTCATTAGCATTAGGTGGAGCATTAGCTATGGTATCTGTCTTAGTAAAAGAAGAGTTCTTGCTTTTACTAGTCGGCTTAGTGTTTGTTATCGAAACACTTTCCGTTATTTTGCAGGTAGGTAGCTTTAAGCTTCGAAAAAAGCGTATTTTTAAAATGAGCCCTATTCATCATCATTTTGAATTATCAGGTTGGTCAGAGTGGAAAGTAGTGCTTGTCTTCTGGTCAACTGCCTTAGCAGTAGCATTAATTGCAGTCTTATCGGAGGCGTTCTAATGAAAAACTATACAGATTTACAACATAAAAAAGTGCTTGTGTTAGGTCTAGCCAAAAGTGGTGTGGCCGCTGCTGAAATTTTACACGAGCTTGGCGCATTTGTAACAGTTAATGATTCGAAACCATTTGATGAAAGTCCTGATGCACAAGGATTATTACAGAAGGGGATTACAGTAATTTGTGGTCGCCATCCTGAAGATTTACTTGATGAAGGCTTTGAATTAGTGGTTAAAAATCCAGGAATACCTTATAGCAATCGAATTGTGGCAGATGCTCTTAGTCGAGAGATTCCAGTCTGGACAGAGATTGAGCTAGCTTATTTAATTAGCGATGCACCATTTATTGGTATAACAGGTTCGAATGGTAAAACAACGACGACAACTTTAATATTCGACATGTTAAATAACGGCAGTAAAAATCCATTAATTGCTGGAAATATAGGGACAGTAGCTTGTGGTGTTGCAAAAGAAGCTAATAAAGATGACATCATTGTAACAGAATTGTCTTCATTCCAATTGATGGGGATTAAAACGTTTAAGCCTAAAATTGCTATTTTGACAAACCTTTATGATGCACATCTAGATTATCACGGAACATTTAATAATTATGCTGAAGCGAAGTTTGGTGTTACTCGAAATCAAGATGACAGTGACTATTTTATTTATAATGCTGACCAACCGATAGTGGTTGGATACGCAGCACAATCTAATGCACAAAAAATTCCATTCAGTTCAAAGGGACGTACTACAAACGGCATTAGTGCAGATGATACAACAATTTATTGGCAAGGCGAACCATATATGGATCGTGCCAACATTGCCCTACCTGGTAAGCATAATTTAGAAAACATCTTAGCAGCCGTAGCAGCTTGTATTTTATTTGGCTGTGACAAAGAGAAGATGGAAGAGGTTTTAGCGACATTTGGTGGAGTGAGACACCGTACACAATTTGTACGTGAGTGGGATGGTCGAAAGATTTACAATGACTCCAAGGCAACCAATTGTTTAGCAACAAAGAGTGCTTTAGATGCTTTCCAAGCACCTGTCATTTTACTCGCAGGTGGCTTAGATCGTGGACATTCTTTTGAAGAACTTCGCCCTTGTATGAATCATGTAAAGGGTGTTGTTGCATTTGGAGAAACTGGCTTACGCTTTGTCGAATTTGCAAAATCGTGTGGTGTTCAACAAACCGTCATTGCACAAAATGTAGAAGACGCTGTTCACTATGCAGCACCGATGTCTGCAGAAGGAGATGTTATTTTACTATCTCCAGCATGCGCAAGCTGGGACCAATATGACAGCTTTGAAATACGTGGAGATGTTTTTATTGATGCTGTAATGAAGCTGTAATGAGCCTGTAACTATTTTAGAATATACTTGACTTGGAAGGATGGCATTACTGAGAGGTAAAGAAAGCTACTTATTGCTCGTCACAACTTTGATGCTATCAATAATCGGCATTATTTTCGTCTATTCTGCAGGTACCTATTGGAGTGCCGTTCATTATAGTGGAAAAATGCCGTTTTATATGAAGCAAAGCATATACTTTGTTGTAGCCATTGTCGTATTTTTAATCACGATTCGATTAAATATTTTGAGAGAGCAGTCCTTTTGGAAAATGGCCTATATATTTTCGTTAATTTTACTCGTTCTTGTACTGATTCCTGGTATAGGACTTGTGCGAAATGGTTCCCAAAGCTGGATTGGTGTAGGTCCATTAACAATTCAGCCAGCAGAACTAACGAAAATTACCGTCATTGTGTACTTGAGCCACATATTAGCACAACATAAAACAGGCAAGCCAGTTGTTAACTGGCGACATGGGTTCATCCTGTTATTACCTGTAGTTCTCATCATGTTGCAGCCGGATTTTGGCTCAGTATTTATTCTTGTTGTATCTGTGTTTTTATTATTTTTTGTCGCTGGTTATCCTCTAAAACTATACGCCATGATTATGCTAGCAGGGGTTGCTGGGTTGGTAGGTCTCATTGCGACAGCACCATATCGTCTAAAGCGTATAGAAGCATTTCTTGATCCATGGGCTGATCCCTTGGTTAGTGGGTTCCAAGCGGTGCAATCTTTAATGGCAATCGGTCCAGCAGGGATTTTTGGACATGGCTTTGGACAAAGCCGACAAAAGTTTTTGTATTTACCAGAGCCTCAAAATGATTTTATTTACGCCATTATTTTAGAAGAAGTCGGATTGATTGGTGGCCTCTTTATTTTAGCGCTTTTTGTACTAACGATCTATGCAGGCTATAGATTTGCTGTACAGGCTAAAAACCGAACGTCCTATTATGCGATTATCGGGCTTGTCACAATGCTCATGGTGCAAGCTTTTCTAAATATAGCCGTAGTAATAGGTTTAGTGCCAGTAACGGGTGTCACATTACCATTTATTAGCTACGGTGGAACATCTTTAGTAACAATGTGGTTAATAATAGGTATTATTTATCAATTAGCGAAATAAATATAAAGGAGGAGTACTTTTTTGGAGAAAGTAATTGATATAGAAGATCGTATACCTACGCTAAAAAAGCGACGAAAAAAGCGTACAAACCGGAAATTTATAGTGCTAATATTACTTTTCTTTATTGTGTTAGCAGTACTCCTTTATTTTCAATCTCCATACAGTAACATCAATAAGATCACAGTCAATGGCGCAAAGCTAGCGAATGACCAGTATTATGTGGAGGCAAGTACTCTTGCACCAGGTAAATCAATGTGGAGTTTCAAAGTGGAAGATATTGAGCAGATTTTATTAAAGGATAAATGGGTTAAAGAAGCACATGTTAAACGTAACTGGTTACAAGGCGTAACGATTGATGTTAAAGAATGGAAAAAAGTTGCATACTTAGCTGGGGACGGCACTTATTATCCTTTGCTAGAAAACGGCAAACGCTTTGAACAAACAGGAAATGATACGCCCATTGATGCACCTGTTTTTATCGGGATAACCGGTGAAAAGACCATTAATAAGCTTGTTGAACAGCTAGCACAACTAAAGCCAGAAGTATTAGCTTTAATTTCCCAGGTTAACACGAATAGTAATGAGGCGAATCCCAATGCAGTCAAGCTTTATATGAATGATGGCTATGAAGTTCGTGCTGTTATTCAGACACTAGCGCAAAAGTTAAATTACTACCCCTCTATTGTCGCTCAAATTGCCAACTTAGAAAAAGGTGTGATTGATTTAGAGGTCGGTTCATACTATCGTCCTTTTAACGAGGAATACAACAAGATTAGTATTGACATGGAAGCGAATGCAGATGGGGAATTGGTTAACCAGGAAGTGACGGACAATGAACAACAAGAAGAAGAATAGCAAAGGGAGTTTTTTTACTAGAAAACAATTTGAATTACTAATTGTTTGTGTAACAACAGGATTTATCATCGGCTATTCATACAACCAGGCGAAAGACAATCGAGAAGCAGGTACTATTGATTCTGAGCTTTTTGAGCAAGAAGATTCTTATCGTGAGGAGCTAATCACACAACAAGAGCGCAATAAAGAACTCACTGAAGAACTAAATAATTTACAAGAACAGATTCGAAAGTATGAAAAATCCTTTGCTTCAAACGAGAAAGACTATAAGAAGCTTGTTGAGCAAGCAGAAGATTTACGGCTATTGCTTGGTGAACTAAAGAGTGAGGGGAAAGGAATACGTATCACCCTCCAGGATGGGGACTATGATCCAAAATCCTTGAATCCAAATGACTATATTGTCCATGAAAGTCATGTTTTTAAATTGTTAAATGAACTGAAAATTTCAGGTGCACAAGCTATCGCCATAAATGGACAACGTGTGATGGCTAGTTCTTATATCCGCTGTAATGGACCTGTGATAACCATTGATGGCACACAACATCCAGCTCCGTTTGTGATAGAAGCAGTTGGCGATTCAGAAACATTAATGGCTTCTTTAAATTTAAACGGAGGTGTAGTGGATCAGTTATTAAATGACAATATTGTGGTGTCATTAGAAGAAAATCAAAAGCTTTCAATGCCAAAAGTAAAAGTAGAAAGTTAAGGACAAGCTCTATAATTCAAGTTTAAAGTCTAATTTAGCCTCCAGTTACATAGTCGATTGTAGATATATATTACAATTT encodes:
- a CDS encoding DUF881 domain-containing protein; the encoded protein is MNNKKKNSKGSFFTRKQFELLIVCVTTGFIIGYSYNQAKDNREAGTIDSELFEQEDSYREELITQQERNKELTEELNNLQEQIRKYEKSFASNEKDYKKLVEQAEDLRLLLGELKSEGKGIRITLQDGDYDPKSLNPNDYIVHESHVFKLLNELKISGAQAIAINGQRVMASSYIRCNGPVITIDGTQHPAPFVIEAVGDSETLMASLNLNGGVVDQLLNDNIVVSLEENQKLSMPKVKVES
- the murD gene encoding UDP-N-acetylmuramoyl-L-alanine--D-glutamate ligase yields the protein MKNYTDLQHKKVLVLGLAKSGVAAAEILHELGAFVTVNDSKPFDESPDAQGLLQKGITVICGRHPEDLLDEGFELVVKNPGIPYSNRIVADALSREIPVWTEIELAYLISDAPFIGITGSNGKTTTTTLIFDMLNNGSKNPLIAGNIGTVACGVAKEANKDDIIVTELSSFQLMGIKTFKPKIAILTNLYDAHLDYHGTFNNYAEAKFGVTRNQDDSDYFIYNADQPIVVGYAAQSNAQKIPFSSKGRTTNGISADDTTIYWQGEPYMDRANIALPGKHNLENILAAVAACILFGCDKEKMEEVLATFGGVRHRTQFVREWDGRKIYNDSKATNCLATKSALDAFQAPVILLAGGLDRGHSFEELRPCMNHVKGVVAFGETGLRFVEFAKSCGVQQTVIAQNVEDAVHYAAPMSAEGDVILLSPACASWDQYDSFEIRGDVFIDAVMKL
- the mraY gene encoding phospho-N-acetylmuramoyl-pentapeptide-transferase translates to MKLATTLTILALAFIVTVILAPISIPLLRRLKFGQSIREEGPKSHMKKAGTPTMGGIIFLISILLTTVGVGSFLDLLTTQTVVLLLVLAGFGLIGLLDDGLKVVFKRNLGLTSLQKLIGQIVIAILAYFLLEVGSFDKTLAIPFTEWTIDLGVFYVAFLIFWLVGFSNAVNLTDGLDGLVAGTASIAFAAFGVIALFQSQADIALFSFAVTGALLGFLLFNANPAKVFMGDTGSLALGGALAMVSVLVKEEFLLLLVGLVFVIETLSVILQVGSFKLRKKRIFKMSPIHHHFELSGWSEWKVVLVFWSTALAVALIAVLSEAF
- a CDS encoding cell division protein FtsQ/DivIB, which codes for MEKVIDIEDRIPTLKKRRKKRTNRKFIVLILLFFIVLAVLLYFQSPYSNINKITVNGAKLANDQYYVEASTLAPGKSMWSFKVEDIEQILLKDKWVKEAHVKRNWLQGVTIDVKEWKKVAYLAGDGTYYPLLENGKRFEQTGNDTPIDAPVFIGITGEKTINKLVEQLAQLKPEVLALISQVNTNSNEANPNAVKLYMNDGYEVRAVIQTLAQKLNYYPSIVAQIANLEKGVIDLEVGSYYRPFNEEYNKISIDMEANADGELVNQEVTDNEQQEEE
- the ftsW gene encoding putative lipid II flippase FtsW; amino-acid sequence: MALLRGKESYLLLVTTLMLSIIGIIFVYSAGTYWSAVHYSGKMPFYMKQSIYFVVAIVVFLITIRLNILREQSFWKMAYIFSLILLVLVLIPGIGLVRNGSQSWIGVGPLTIQPAELTKITVIVYLSHILAQHKTGKPVVNWRHGFILLLPVVLIMLQPDFGSVFILVVSVFLLFFVAGYPLKLYAMIMLAGVAGLVGLIATAPYRLKRIEAFLDPWADPLVSGFQAVQSLMAIGPAGIFGHGFGQSRQKFLYLPEPQNDFIYAIILEEVGLIGGLFILALFVLTIYAGYRFAVQAKNRTSYYAIIGLVTMLMVQAFLNIAVVIGLVPVTGVTLPFISYGGTSLVTMWLIIGIIYQLAK